One part of the Flavobacterium johnsoniae UW101 genome encodes these proteins:
- a CDS encoding ferredoxin--NADP reductase, with product MPSFLKLIIKEVKRETADAVSVLFNVPEQLKQDYKFIAGQYINLKLTLDNQEIRRAYSICSAPESGELRIAVKAVKNGLFSQFANTRLKAGDVLEVGQPEGKFTFEPDAERQKNYVAFAAGSGITPVLSILKSVLKNEPKSSFVLVYGNKTPEDTIFHQELHDLQLQYVGRFFVHYVYSQAKAENALFGRIEKSAVNFVLNNKHKELQFDKFFLCGPEEMINTVSNVLKEKNVKDSAIKFELFTSSSEENVIQGSQEGHTKITVLVDDEETTFEMSKKQTILDAALKQGVDAPYSCQGGICSSCLGRVTAGSAEMTKNSILTDSEIAEGLILTCQAHPTSETIYVDYDDV from the coding sequence ATGCCTTCATTCTTAAAACTTATAATTAAAGAGGTAAAACGCGAAACTGCCGATGCTGTTTCGGTTCTTTTTAATGTTCCTGAACAACTTAAACAAGACTATAAATTTATAGCCGGACAATACATAAACTTAAAATTAACTCTTGATAATCAAGAAATTCGTCGCGCTTATTCTATTTGTTCTGCTCCCGAAAGCGGAGAATTGAGAATTGCAGTTAAGGCGGTAAAAAACGGACTTTTTTCTCAGTTTGCCAACACTAGATTAAAAGCCGGTGATGTTCTTGAAGTAGGCCAGCCAGAAGGAAAATTTACTTTTGAACCAGATGCTGAAAGACAAAAAAATTATGTGGCATTTGCTGCAGGTAGCGGAATCACGCCTGTTTTATCTATTTTGAAATCGGTTTTAAAAAATGAACCAAAAAGTTCATTCGTATTGGTGTATGGAAATAAAACTCCTGAAGATACAATTTTTCATCAGGAACTTCATGATTTACAGTTACAATATGTTGGACGTTTTTTTGTACATTATGTTTACAGTCAGGCAAAAGCTGAAAATGCTTTGTTTGGAAGAATTGAAAAATCAGCAGTAAATTTTGTTTTAAATAACAAACACAAAGAGCTTCAATTTGATAAATTTTTCCTTTGCGGACCAGAAGAAATGATTAATACCGTTTCTAATGTTTTGAAAGAGAAAAATGTAAAAGATTCTGCTATTAAGTTTGAACTTTTCACCTCGTCTTCTGAAGAAAACGTAATTCAAGGTTCTCAGGAAGGGCATACAAAAATTACCGTTTTGGTTGACGATGAAGAAACTACTTTTGAAATGTCTAAAAAACAAACCATTCTTGATGCCGCTTTAAAGCAAGGTGTTGATGCTCCTTATTCTTGCCAAGGCGGAATTTGCAGCAGTTGTTTAGGACGTGTAACTGCAGGTTCTGCTGAAATGACAAAGAATTCTATTTTAACAGACAGCGAAATTGCCGAAGGATTAATCTTAACTTGTCAGGCACATCCAACATCAGAAACTATTTATGTTGATTATGACGACGTATAA
- a CDS encoding DUF5687 family protein, whose product MIKKFIYLEWKAFIRSASFGKNLAMKIIIGFLMIYFSLIFVAMGVGAFYILKDMNLEPLVTVNKFLIYYFLFDLVIRLLLQSIPVLNIKPLLVLPFKKPVIVHFSLGKTVLSFFNWVHALFFVPFSVVLILEGYDVIGIVFWYLGAMAFIYINNFLNIILSNIDRLFVVFVALILALAGAQYYQLFDITTFTTPFFQNFYNIEGLFLIPVLVLAGLYVFTFKYFKNNLFLDAGLSVKHDVATTENLSWLNQFGTLGTFLKNDIKLIKRNKRSKTTIVMSVIFLFYGLIFFGNTHQPPAMQIFAGIFVSGGFLFVFGQFVPSWDSSYYQLMMTQNIPYRGYITSKWWLIVIATFISTILASFYLLYGWEVYLTIVVGAIYNIGVNSHLVLLGGAFTKTPIDLSIAGGAFTDKKVFNVSAILLSLPKIFLPLLLYWLGLHYADKTVALSLVAGAGILGFIFKEKVFSLIEKRYKIEKYSTISAYKQKS is encoded by the coding sequence ATGATTAAAAAGTTTATTTATCTCGAATGGAAAGCCTTTATTAGGTCGGCGTCATTTGGTAAAAACCTGGCAATGAAAATTATAATAGGTTTTTTAATGATATATTTTTCATTAATTTTTGTTGCAATGGGCGTTGGGGCATTTTATATTCTAAAAGACATGAATCTGGAACCATTAGTAACAGTAAACAAATTTTTAATTTATTATTTCCTCTTTGATTTAGTAATAAGGTTATTACTTCAATCGATTCCTGTTCTCAATATCAAACCATTATTGGTTTTACCATTTAAAAAACCAGTAATTGTTCATTTTTCATTAGGAAAAACAGTTTTATCTTTTTTTAACTGGGTTCACGCTTTATTTTTTGTGCCTTTTTCAGTTGTATTAATCTTAGAAGGATACGACGTTATTGGAATCGTTTTTTGGTATTTAGGAGCAATGGCTTTTATTTATATCAATAATTTTTTGAATATTATTTTAAGCAATATTGACAGATTGTTTGTTGTATTTGTGGCTTTAATTTTGGCTTTGGCAGGGGCACAGTATTATCAATTGTTTGATATTACAACATTTACGACTCCGTTTTTTCAGAATTTTTATAATATAGAAGGCCTGTTTTTAATTCCTGTTTTAGTTTTAGCAGGCTTATATGTTTTTACTTTTAAATATTTTAAAAATAACTTATTTCTGGACGCTGGACTATCTGTAAAACATGATGTTGCAACTACAGAAAATCTTTCATGGCTCAATCAGTTTGGAACTTTGGGCACTTTTCTAAAAAATGATATTAAACTGATAAAAAGAAACAAAAGATCAAAAACAACAATTGTAATGAGTGTGATCTTTTTGTTTTATGGATTGATTTTTTTTGGTAATACACACCAGCCGCCAGCTATGCAGATTTTTGCAGGAATATTTGTTTCGGGAGGATTTCTATTTGTCTTTGGACAATTTGTACCAAGCTGGGACAGTTCGTATTATCAATTAATGATGACACAAAATATTCCGTATCGAGGTTACATTACATCAAAATGGTGGCTTATTGTTATTGCAACTTTTATTTCGACTATACTGGCTTCTTTTTACCTCCTTTATGGATGGGAAGTATATTTAACAATTGTAGTTGGGGCAATTTATAATATTGGAGTAAATTCTCATTTAGTGCTTTTGGGCGGTGCATTTACTAAAACGCCAATAGATTTAAGTATTGCCGGCGGTGCTTTTACAGATAAAAAAGTGTTTAATGTAAGTGCCATTCTTTTATCACTGCCAAAAATATTTTTACCATTATTACTGTATTGGCTTGGATTACATTATGCAGATAAAACAGTGGCACTAAGTTTGGTTGCGGGCGCTGGTATTTTGGGTTTTATATTTAAAGAAAAAGTTTTTTCATTAATCGAAAAAAGATATAAAATTGAAAAATACAGTACAATAAGTGCTTATAAACAAAAGAGTTAA
- a CDS encoding ABC transporter ATP-binding protein yields MIQVNQLSKKYNGTTVLNINNLEIPKGQSFGLVGNNGAGKTTFFSLLLDLIQPTTGYVKSNDIQVNTSENWKSFTGSFLDESFLIGYLTPEEYFYFIGDLRHQNKADIDALLAKHEEFFNGEILNNKKYLRDLSKGNQKKVGIIATLIGNPEVVILDEPFANLDPTTVSRLKKIINELADDPNVTVLVSSHDLQHTVEVCDRIVALNKGEIVKDIQTSKETLQELESFFAV; encoded by the coding sequence ATGATACAAGTAAATCAACTATCAAAAAAATATAACGGAACTACAGTTTTGAATATTAACAATCTTGAAATCCCAAAAGGACAAAGTTTTGGATTAGTGGGAAATAACGGAGCAGGAAAAACCACTTTTTTTAGTCTGCTGTTAGACCTTATTCAACCAACTACAGGATACGTAAAAAGCAATGATATTCAGGTAAATACAAGTGAAAACTGGAAATCTTTTACAGGTTCATTTTTAGATGAAAGTTTCTTGATAGGATACTTAACACCAGAGGAATATTTTTATTTTATTGGAGATCTTCGCCATCAAAACAAAGCCGATATTGATGCATTACTGGCTAAGCACGAAGAATTTTTTAACGGAGAAATTTTAAACAACAAAAAATACCTTCGCGATTTATCTAAAGGAAATCAGAAAAAAGTGGGCATAATTGCGACCTTAATTGGTAACCCTGAAGTTGTAATTTTAGACGAACCTTTTGCCAATTTAGACCCAACAACAGTAAGCCGTTTAAAGAAAATTATTAATGAATTAGCTGATGATCCAAATGTTACTGTTTTGGTTTCAAGCCACGATTTACAACACACGGTCGAAGTTTGTGATCGAATTGTTGCACTCAACAAAGGCGAAATTGTAAAGGATATTCAAACATCAAAAGAAACCTTACAAGAACTCGAATCGTTTTTTGCGGTTTAA
- the porW gene encoding type IX secretion system periplasmic lipoprotein PorW/SprE, giving the protein MKKNTLKYSFFLIFFLFLIACSTKNNTFVNRNSHALSTKYNILYNGGLGLEKGLQAIKANDQDNFWKMLPIEKMQFDENFSEGEKTKNPDFEKAETKATKAIQKHSMNIGGRERNYQIDEAYLMLGKARYYDQRFIPALEAFNYILYKYPNSSNIYTAKIWREKTNMRLGNDAIVVKNINQLLKKTDLNKQTFSDANALLAEAFLNLEERDSAVAKLRIAEQFSRINEDRARYKFILGQMYQEVGNKDSATYYYDGVIHMNRKADRKYMMHAYAKKAQMYDYEKGNDTIFLKTYNKLVADRENRPYYDVLFYEMGVFYDKKKDKENALKFYNKSLGRKSKDPYLMASAYRNIGNMYFKNTDYTMAAKYYDSTLTKLNPKTREFAFIEKNRKNLDNVIKYEGIAKRNDSIIKVYGMPDSERKIYFESYIAELKKKDEAKRILEEKEKEKLANVERNNSASSAPTAVNPNSLGKPANMDTDGIRPPSGNDAVSTFYFYNPTTVAYGKLQFKKMWGNRTIGGNWRLSAIKAANDAAMLNDSINEAEANKLKDTVVIEKYTTAFYEKQLPKTQIAIDSIGKERNFAYYQLGLIYKEKFKEYTLASDKLEQLLRNNPEEKLILPSMYNLYKIYQITDPAKAEKIKSDITNNYPGSRYAQILNNTNTDDIPSPEKEYQKWYKLFQEEKFDVVLDNIDNLINQYSGDEIVSKFELLKANTLGKVNGLEAYKKGLENVADNYPNSDEGKNAREILEKQVPTLERLNFTTEDNKNWKILYLISNNDTKTLKQIEEAIRVFLLVENFERLTTSFDKYNRTQSFVAIHGLKSEAYAQDVAGVFRDDKKYKIAQPAIIISTENYKVVQIKKNLEAYLTPKNP; this is encoded by the coding sequence TTGAAAAAGAATACTCTTAAATATAGTTTTTTTCTCATCTTTTTTCTCTTTTTGATAGCATGTTCTACCAAGAATAACACTTTTGTGAACAGAAACTCCCATGCATTGAGTACAAAATACAACATTTTGTATAATGGAGGTCTTGGACTTGAGAAAGGACTGCAGGCTATTAAGGCTAATGATCAGGACAATTTCTGGAAAATGCTTCCGATAGAAAAAATGCAGTTTGATGAAAATTTTTCTGAAGGAGAAAAAACAAAAAATCCTGATTTTGAAAAAGCAGAAACAAAGGCCACAAAAGCAATTCAAAAACACTCCATGAATATTGGAGGAAGAGAAAGAAACTACCAGATCGACGAAGCATATTTGATGCTTGGAAAAGCCAGATATTATGATCAGCGTTTTATTCCGGCTTTAGAAGCTTTCAATTATATTCTGTACAAATATCCAAACAGCAGTAACATTTACACAGCAAAAATCTGGCGTGAAAAAACTAATATGCGTTTAGGAAATGATGCCATTGTTGTAAAAAATATTAATCAGTTATTAAAAAAGACTGATTTAAACAAACAGACTTTTTCTGATGCTAATGCTTTATTGGCAGAAGCCTTTTTAAATTTAGAAGAAAGAGACAGCGCTGTTGCCAAACTTAGAATTGCCGAACAATTTTCGAGAATAAATGAAGACCGTGCCAGATATAAATTTATTCTGGGGCAGATGTATCAGGAAGTTGGAAATAAGGACAGTGCGACATATTATTATGACGGCGTAATTCATATGAACCGCAAAGCCGACAGAAAGTACATGATGCATGCTTATGCAAAAAAAGCACAGATGTATGATTATGAAAAAGGCAATGATACTATTTTCTTAAAAACGTATAATAAGCTAGTTGCAGATCGTGAAAACCGACCTTATTATGATGTCCTTTTTTATGAAATGGGAGTCTTTTATGATAAAAAGAAAGACAAAGAAAATGCACTGAAATTTTACAATAAATCTTTGGGCAGAAAATCTAAAGATCCTTATTTAATGGCATCGGCATATCGAAACATTGGAAACATGTATTTTAAGAATACAGATTATACAATGGCTGCCAAATATTATGACAGTACTTTAACAAAACTCAATCCAAAGACCAGAGAATTTGCTTTTATAGAAAAAAATAGAAAAAATCTTGATAACGTAATTAAATACGAAGGTATTGCAAAACGCAATGACAGTATTATCAAAGTTTACGGAATGCCGGATTCTGAAAGAAAAATTTATTTTGAAAGCTACATCGCAGAACTTAAAAAGAAAGATGAAGCCAAACGAATTCTGGAAGAAAAAGAAAAAGAAAAACTGGCGAATGTTGAGCGAAACAACAGTGCTTCAAGTGCACCAACTGCGGTTAATCCAAATTCTTTAGGAAAACCAGCAAACATGGATACAGACGGAATTAGGCCACCTTCAGGAAATGATGCTGTAAGTACTTTTTATTTCTATAACCCAACAACAGTGGCTTACGGAAAATTACAGTTTAAGAAAATGTGGGGTAATCGTACTATAGGCGGTAACTGGAGATTATCTGCAATAAAAGCGGCAAACGATGCGGCAATGCTTAATGATAGTATAAATGAAGCAGAAGCAAACAAACTAAAAGATACAGTTGTAATCGAAAAATACACAACTGCTTTTTACGAAAAACAACTTCCAAAAACACAAATTGCTATTGACAGCATTGGTAAAGAACGCAATTTCGCGTATTATCAGTTAGGTCTTATATATAAGGAGAAATTTAAAGAATATACTTTGGCAAGTGACAAACTGGAACAATTGTTACGAAACAATCCAGAAGAAAAGCTGATCCTGCCATCAATGTATAATTTGTATAAAATTTACCAAATTACAGATCCTGCAAAAGCCGAAAAAATAAAATCAGATATTACAAACAATTATCCTGGTTCAAGATATGCTCAGATTTTAAACAATACCAATACAGATGATATTCCTTCACCGGAAAAAGAATACCAAAAATGGTACAAGCTTTTTCAGGAAGAGAAGTTTGATGTTGTCTTAGATAATATTGACAATCTCATCAATCAATATTCTGGAGATGAAATTGTTTCTAAGTTTGAATTATTAAAAGCAAACACATTAGGAAAAGTAAACGGGTTAGAAGCTTATAAAAAAGGATTGGAGAATGTAGCAGATAATTACCCAAATAGTGATGAAGGTAAAAATGCCAGAGAAATTCTTGAAAAACAAGTTCCAACTTTAGAGAGATTAAATTTTACAACAGAGGATAATAAAAACTGGAAAATTTTATATTTAATTTCTAATAACGATACTAAAACGCTTAAGCAAATTGAAGAAGCTATAAGAGTGTTTTTGTTAGTCGAAAATTTCGAAAGATTAACAACTTCATTTGATAAATACAACAGAACCCAAAGTTTTGTAGCTATTCATGGTTTAAAATCTGAGGCTTATGCCCAAGATGTTGCGGGAGTTTTTAGAGATGATAAAAAATATAAAATTGCACAGCCGGCAATTATTATATCAACTGAAAACTACAAAGTGGTTCAAATTAAGAAAAACCTTGAAGCCTATCTGACCCCAAAAAACCCATAA
- a CDS encoding bactofilin family protein yields the protein MFDKVKKNGTELLGKTNRIVEGTSIVGDIVSKADFRLDGELIGNFTSQGKLVIGATGVIKGEIICNNADIEGEFHGKIKVLEVLNIKATARIHGEVAVGKLSIEPGAEFTATCTMLTHNKEVIVKDGKGSE from the coding sequence ATGTTTGACAAAGTGAAAAAAAACGGAACAGAACTTTTAGGTAAAACAAACCGAATTGTTGAAGGAACCTCTATTGTAGGAGACATAGTCTCAAAAGCAGATTTTAGATTAGACGGCGAATTAATTGGAAATTTTACATCGCAGGGAAAATTAGTTATTGGCGCAACAGGCGTTATAAAAGGAGAAATTATTTGTAACAATGCCGATATTGAAGGAGAATTTCACGGAAAAATTAAAGTTCTGGAAGTTCTTAATATTAAAGCTACAGCAAGAATTCATGGAGAAGTTGCCGTTGGAAAACTTTCCATTGAACCAGGAGCAGAGTTTACAGCAACTTGTACAATGCTTACACATAATAAAGAGGTAATCGTAAAAGATGGAAAAGGATCCGAATAA
- a CDS encoding AtpZ/AtpI family protein, with protein sequence MEKDPNNNRRNKWLALINIPFQMGVIIFIFSYFGTWLDENHPSPKVYYNTIFVMLGVGLALYNVIRQVNDINKTK encoded by the coding sequence ATGGAAAAGGATCCGAATAATAATCGAAGAAACAAATGGCTGGCCCTCATAAATATTCCTTTTCAAATGGGGGTCATTATTTTTATTTTCTCTTATTTCGGAACCTGGCTAGACGAAAATCATCCAAGTCCAAAAGTGTATTACAACACTATTTTTGTAATGCTTGGGGTGGGGCTGGCTTTATATAATGTCATTCGGCAGGTTAATGACATCAACAAAACAAAGTAA
- the atpB gene encoding F0F1 ATP synthase subunit A: MVISNKPLRLILAAFVASLPIMSFANSEIDSTHVQNESAHEEKVISHETHGEDEHAAKDPKAKVDAFIDHHLQDSHDFVFFSDEKENKHYGFSLPVILIDGGLKIFSSSKLHHGEEVAEVDGNYYKLVHGKIYKTDAAGTINFDEHGHPSNVKPLDFSITKNVVSMLFVSVLLFLMFTGLARSYKKGPIPTGFGRVLEPLIIFIRDEIAVPNIGEKKYRKYMGYLLTVFFFVWLLNLLGMTPLGINVTGNIAITVCLAAFTFIITQFSANKDYWGHIFWMPGVPVPMKIILAPIEVLGTLTKPFALLIRLYANITAGHVVIMSLIAMIFVGKNLAADLPISLGLTLFISVIEVLVAFLQAFIFTMLSSLFIGMAVQDHDHAHHHEDETAII; encoded by the coding sequence ATGGTGATTTCAAACAAACCACTCAGATTAATTCTTGCAGCTTTTGTAGCTTCTCTGCCTATTATGAGTTTCGCAAACTCAGAGATTGACTCAACGCATGTACAAAATGAAAGTGCTCATGAAGAGAAAGTAATTTCACATGAAACACATGGTGAAGACGAACACGCAGCTAAAGATCCAAAAGCAAAAGTGGATGCTTTTATTGATCACCACTTACAGGATTCTCATGACTTTGTTTTCTTTTCAGATGAAAAAGAAAATAAACACTATGGGTTTTCGTTACCAGTTATACTTATAGATGGAGGATTGAAAATTTTCTCATCTTCAAAATTACACCACGGAGAAGAAGTGGCAGAAGTTGATGGAAACTATTATAAATTAGTTCACGGTAAAATTTACAAAACAGATGCAGCCGGAACAATCAACTTTGACGAACATGGTCATCCTTCAAACGTAAAACCATTAGATTTTTCGATTACAAAAAATGTTGTATCAATGCTTTTTGTTTCAGTATTATTATTCTTAATGTTTACTGGTTTAGCAAGATCATATAAAAAAGGACCAATCCCAACTGGATTTGGAAGAGTTTTAGAACCGCTTATTATTTTTATCAGAGACGAAATTGCAGTTCCTAATATTGGAGAGAAAAAATACCGTAAATATATGGGTTACCTTTTAACTGTATTTTTCTTTGTTTGGTTGTTAAACTTATTAGGAATGACTCCTCTTGGAATTAACGTTACAGGTAATATTGCTATCACAGTTTGTTTAGCAGCATTTACATTTATCATTACTCAATTTAGTGCAAACAAAGATTATTGGGGACACATCTTCTGGATGCCAGGAGTGCCAGTTCCAATGAAAATCATTTTAGCTCCAATTGAGGTTTTAGGAACACTAACAAAACCATTTGCATTATTAATTCGTTTGTATGCAAACATTACTGCAGGTCACGTAGTAATTATGAGTTTGATTGCTATGATTTTCGTAGGTAAAAATTTAGCAGCAGATTTGCCAATCTCATTAGGATTAACATTGTTTATCTCTGTTATTGAAGTTTTAGTTGCATTTTTACAGGCTTTCATCTTCACGATGTTATCATCATTATTTATTGGTATGGCTGTTCAGGATCATGATCACGCTCACCACCATGAAGACGAAACAGCAATTATTTAA
- the atpE gene encoding ATP synthase F0 subunit C, with product MGTIPTLVGAGLVVIGAGLGLGKIGGSAMDAIARQPEAAGKIQTAMIIIAALLEGLAFAALILGK from the coding sequence ATGGGAACAATTCCAACTTTAGTAGGTGCAGGTTTAGTAGTAATCGGTGCAGGTTTAGGTTTAGGTAAAATCGGTGGATCTGCTATGGACGCTATTGCTCGTCAACCAGAAGCTGCTGGTAAAATTCAAACTGCGATGATTATTATCGCGGCTTTATTAGAAGGTTTAGCATTCGCTGCTTTAATCTTAGGAAAATAA
- a CDS encoding F0F1 ATP synthase subunit B translates to MDKLINDFSFGLFFWQALILVILILLLVKFAWKPIMESITAREEGIKNALLSAENAKREMENLQADNQRILNEARAERDAMLKEAREMKEKMIADSKNEAQEAGQKMIEQAKAAIESEKNAAMAELKSQVSTLSLSIAEKLLKEELSNKESQTKLVEKMLGDVKLN, encoded by the coding sequence ATGGATAAGTTAATTAACGATTTTTCATTCGGATTATTCTTCTGGCAGGCTTTAATCTTGGTAATATTAATTTTGCTTTTAGTAAAATTTGCTTGGAAACCAATTATGGAATCTATTACTGCAAGAGAAGAAGGTATTAAAAATGCATTGCTTTCTGCTGAAAACGCAAAGAGAGAAATGGAAAATTTACAAGCTGACAATCAAAGAATTTTGAATGAAGCTCGTGCAGAACGTGACGCGATGTTAAAAGAAGCTCGCGAAATGAAAGAGAAAATGATTGCTGATTCTAAAAACGAAGCACAAGAAGCTGGTCAAAAAATGATTGAGCAGGCAAAAGCGGCTATCGAAAGCGAAAAAAATGCTGCAATGGCAGAATTGAAATCTCAGGTTTCAACTTTATCATTAAGCATCGCTGAAAAATTATTGAAAGAAGAATTATCTAACAAAGAATCTCAAACTAAATTAGTTGAGAAAATGTTAGGTGACGTAAAGTTAAACTAA
- the atpH gene encoding ATP synthase F1 subunit delta codes for MASTRAAIRYAKAILDLANSKGVAEAVNNDMKSIASAIETNTELSTFIQNPTTTVEVKESALLEVFADVNGVTKGLFHLLFENKRFEILDAIAVEYNKLFDESNGVEVAKVTTAIPMDAALEAKVLAKVATLSDKKITIENVVDPSIIGGFILRIGDNQYNASVANRLQVLKRELSN; via the coding sequence ATGGCAAGTACAAGAGCAGCAATTCGTTATGCAAAAGCAATTCTAGACTTAGCAAACTCTAAAGGTGTTGCCGAAGCTGTCAATAACGATATGAAATCAATTGCATCAGCAATTGAGACTAATACAGAATTGAGTACATTTATTCAAAACCCAACAACTACTGTTGAAGTTAAAGAAAGTGCTCTTTTAGAAGTTTTCGCAGATGTAAATGGAGTAACAAAAGGATTATTTCATTTATTATTTGAAAACAAAAGATTTGAAATTCTAGATGCAATTGCAGTAGAATACAATAAATTATTTGATGAAAGCAATGGCGTTGAAGTAGCAAAAGTTACTACAGCAATTCCTATGGATGCTGCATTAGAAGCTAAAGTTTTAGCTAAAGTTGCAACATTATCAGATAAGAAAATTACAATTGAAAATGTAGTAGATCCTTCAATCATTGGCGGATTTATTTTAAGAATAGGTGATAATCAATACAATGCTTCTGTTGCAAACAGATTACAAGTATTAAAAAGAGAGTTAAGTAATTAG
- the atpA gene encoding F0F1 ATP synthase subunit alpha, translating to MAEIKPAEISAILRKQVEGFESGATLEEVGTVLQVGDGIARVYGLSNVQYGELVEFDNGMEGIVLNLEEDNVGVVLLGPSTGIKEGSTAKRTQRIASLKVGEQMVGRVVNTLGFPIDGKGPIGGDLYEMPLERKAPGVIFRQPVTEPLQTGVKAVDAMIPVGRGQRELVIGDRQTGKSTVCIDTILNQKEFYDAGKPVFCIYVAIGQKASTVAGIAKMLEEKGAMAYTVIVAANASDPAPMQVYAPFAGAAIGEYFRDSGRPALIVYDDLSKQAVAYREVSLLLRRPPGREAYPGDVFYLHSRLLERACKVIADDGIAKNMNDLPESIKPIVKGGGSLTALPIIETQAGDVSAYIPTNVISITDGQIFLDGDLFNSGVRPAINVGISVSRVGGNAQIKSMKKVSGTLKLDQAQFRELEAFAKFGSDLDSVTLNVIEKGKRNVEILKQGLNDPYTVENQVAIIYAGSKNLLRNVPVEKVKEFEADFLAYLNSKHKDTLNALKAGKLDDSITDVIEKAAKEISAKYN from the coding sequence ATGGCGGAAATCAAACCTGCTGAAATTTCAGCAATATTAAGAAAGCAAGTAGAAGGTTTTGAATCTGGTGCTACGCTAGAGGAAGTAGGAACAGTACTTCAAGTTGGAGATGGTATTGCTCGTGTTTACGGGCTATCTAATGTTCAATATGGTGAGTTAGTAGAATTCGATAACGGTATGGAAGGTATCGTATTGAATCTTGAAGAGGATAATGTTGGGGTTGTACTTTTAGGACCATCAACAGGAATTAAAGAAGGATCTACTGCAAAAAGAACTCAGCGTATTGCTTCTCTTAAAGTAGGTGAGCAAATGGTAGGACGTGTAGTTAACACTCTTGGTTTTCCAATTGATGGAAAAGGTCCAATTGGCGGAGACTTATACGAAATGCCATTAGAAAGAAAAGCACCTGGTGTTATCTTCCGTCAGCCGGTAACTGAGCCATTACAAACTGGAGTAAAAGCAGTTGATGCTATGATCCCGGTAGGTCGTGGACAACGTGAGCTTGTAATTGGTGACCGTCAAACAGGTAAATCAACTGTTTGTATCGATACAATCTTAAATCAAAAAGAATTTTACGATGCAGGAAAACCTGTATTCTGTATATATGTTGCAATTGGACAAAAAGCTTCAACTGTAGCAGGAATCGCTAAAATGTTAGAAGAAAAAGGAGCAATGGCTTATACAGTTATCGTTGCTGCTAATGCTTCTGATCCAGCTCCAATGCAAGTTTATGCTCCATTCGCTGGTGCTGCAATTGGAGAATACTTTAGAGATTCAGGTCGTCCAGCACTTATCGTGTATGATGATTTATCTAAACAAGCTGTTGCTTACCGTGAGGTTTCTCTTTTATTAAGAAGACCACCGGGACGTGAGGCTTACCCTGGAGACGTTTTCTACTTACACTCTCGTTTATTAGAGCGTGCTTGTAAAGTAATTGCTGATGATGGTATCGCTAAAAACATGAACGATTTACCAGAGTCTATTAAGCCTATCGTAAAAGGTGGTGGTTCTTTAACTGCTTTACCAATTATCGAAACTCAGGCTGGTGACGTTTCTGCATATATCCCAACAAACGTAATTTCGATTACAGATGGTCAGATTTTCCTTGATGGAGATTTGTTCAACTCAGGGGTTCGTCCTGCAATTAACGTAGGTATCTCTGTATCTCGTGTTGGAGGTAATGCTCAAATTAAATCAATGAAAAAAGTTTCTGGAACTTTAAAATTAGACCAGGCTCAATTCCGTGAATTAGAAGCTTTCGCTAAATTTGGTTCTGACTTAGATTCTGTTACTTTAAACGTAATTGAAAAAGGAAAAAGAAACGTTGAGATCTTGAAACAAGGTTTAAATGATCCTTATACAGTTGAAAACCAAGTAGCTATTATTTATGCTGGTTCTAAAAACTTATTAAGAAACGTTCCTGTAGAAAAAGTAAAAGAATTTGAAGCTGATTTCTTAGCATACTTAAACAGTAAACATAAAGATACGCTTAACGCGTTGAAAGCTGGTAAATTAGATGACAGCATTACAGATGTTATCGAAAAAGCAGCAAAAGAAATCTCAGCAAAATATAACTAA